The genomic segment GCCAAACCGCCAACTGATCGCTTGTCAGAGTACATGTGCTACAGGGGCTAGGCTACGATGTTTACTCTTAATATATTCCGAGTATTGTCCTTTTTCCTCCAGGTGATCCTCGTATAAGCAAATCTATTTTCGTGGATGTAATAGATCAAGCAAAAACATCTTTGTCGATGTATTAAGTAAAGGTACCCTGATAAATGGACTATGTGTGAGATATAACGGTCagagatatatatttttttaaattgatcGGTGGTACGATTAGGGTATAGTCCCCACGACCAGTATAAGGTATACGCGATCAGTCTCCCTATACTATCATATAAATCCGTGACCGGCCTCACTGGTCACTAGGCCAGATCTGACACAATCTATCGAATCGCAGTTATtaatatccactcaagtgttcTCCTTCCCCAGACGCGAACTTCAGTGGATGAAGTCATGAACGGCACAAAGGAGCATTGTCCTGTCTTGTACCATTAAATGCTATAGAGTGGGACTTTTGTAGGTCGATGCGGCATCGTACGATGGACGAGACGTTGTCAACAGGCTCAAGTAAGTGGTGAGGGACGGTTCTTCGTAATGATGGCTTAatttagatattaggatgagcaaggtcctctgtttggacccacacgtaagctctcctcctctctactatataaaaagaTGAGGACCCCGTTTATAAAGAAGAGAGATCAATTCTGGCAGCTGGCTAGAACTATCTTTATAACTAATTGAGATCATCCATAATACAACACACATGATATAGGGCTATTATTCTCTAGGAGGCCTGAACCTCTATAACTCCATGTGTTTCTGAGTCCATTGTATGCGCACACATCGATTTTTGAAACATCGTTCACGCACCCGTTGTCTAGCATACCTCAAATCATTGTTAGGGACCAACCCTTGACATTTAACGCGCCAGGTAAGGGGGCACGTTTTGGTCGTTCCATCAAGTTTAAAAAGCTTGATCAGGTTACCCATAGTTAGATCCACGGTAACCGCTGAGTCCCATTCTAAGGACATCGGCTGTCGCGAggtattcgtcatggggtaccacCCGGATGAACCCGATGTgctccaggcatgggacaccgagaCAGAGTCTGAGAGCTCTGAGAACCAATGCGAAGTCTGCATGGCAAACTATGCAGCATGAGGCGCTGCTCATGTCCCAAGCGCCGGTGGTGCCCCCTGGCTATACGCCTAAAGGGAAACCAACCCGGCGTCGGACAGACAGTTGCTTCAAGACAGCCCCCACGTCCTCAGCGTCGTCCCGAGGAGCCCCTGCACAGGATGCAGTCTACGGTGGCGTCATCACGCAGGCTATCGCGACGCCCAAGCATCGGGGGCTCCCCTCTCGCGACTTATTTTGTAATGATTATTGACAACTTAAgttatgattaattaaaattaataATGATCCGTACTAATTAGCATAGTTTATTAATAttaacaaatataaaattattattctataaataattaaattatacaTGGATATAATACATAACTCTTAAACAACTAAATATGTTTTTATAACATCTCATATATCCaaccaaacatattttttatcatcCCTGCATCTTATCAAACAGCCTAATTATATGATCTCATATAATATTCGACTTCGTTAAACGCTACCTAAAAGATCAACAGCAGATAGACTCACCAAATTGTACTTGTCACTTCAATTATTTATGTATATGTAACGTCACAATCTCTGTTAGACCGTCTCTGACAGAAAAAATATCTACTATATGCTAATCGAGCCTAGAAATCCCCCGAGGCAGCGTGCGACGCGTGGCCATTATCGGTGCGGAGCCGTCGGATCCCAGACCCGCGTGCGAGGTGATCCAGCCGTCCAATGCTTAAATTGTATACAatgcgagaaattaagtggaatTTTAGGTTTTGAcccttttcaaaaaatttatctACGCATAGACCTATGTAGAACAATCTAAAAATAACCCTTTTTACTGCACTATAATCTTCCAAATCTAAAATAGATCATATAAAACAGCCAACACAACATCAAATGTCATAACGCTATGCaaaaaatccattttaaaaaaatattttcgcaGAGATCtatttataaaatatgtttcaaaaaaaataaaatgtaaaAATTTCACAATAACACACCACATGCGTGCATGCATCGCTGATCAGTAGTGCGTATGAcacatcttttaaaaaaaagtagtGAGTATGACACTTATTTTCGCAGAATTATTCGTCACGCATCGTGCGGATAATCCATGCATGTTCGAAGGTCAGTAGTGCTATGGAATGAAGCATGGAATTCGATGCTTCCGTAGCTACTCGACCAATAGTGTACGTACGGCTTTCTTTTCCTTTACAAAAGGAACGATCGATATATATGCTCATCCCGTCCGGTCGAAATGACGATCACAAGCCACTACTCTATTTGTCACTTCTAACGTTATTCTCagtagatattttaaaattttattttctataatattattataacatcatctaatattattataatatttttattttttctacctcTAACATATAATTATTTCTTACTTTTCACTTCTCTCCACACCACTGTAGCGCAACTATCAATCAAATCCATCACTGCAGGAGGGCTTTTCCGGGACATAATAGATAGTATCGGATATTGTAGCACTCTATATCGTGCCGCTGGAGTTGGCCTAAAATGAGCTGTGGCCACCAGATTGATCATGAACATTCCCATCCGACTTTCACTATAAAGATCATAGAAAAATGTTTATGCGAGTACGCCGAACATTCATCTAAAGAACGGTATACATCAATGACTAGGTACGTAGGAGGAGCACAACTAGCTACTTGGTGGTGGTCTCTGTTTCGCTTTGTAAAATGGAGCAGTACACGGTCGATAAACAATAGGTATATTACTCTCTCTGGTTATAAATATATGTCGTTTAAAAAGaataatcaaatttttaaaattttaactaataataaccttcaaaatatttagtttagaaacattaaaaatcatatatttagatttattttaaaaatattttcataatatcataaatttattttattttataaatatattttaataaaaaatagtgatcaaattTTAAATATTGGAGACTGtgtcttataaaaaatatatgtatttgtTACCATAGGGAGTACGCCCAGAgagcaataaaaaaataaaaatatatgtatttattaCCACATGGAGTACGCCCAGAGAACAATAAGAAAATGCTCAGCGAAAGAGAGAATAATATACCCATTGTTTATACCCATGTGCACAATCAGTATTCATGGATCAGTGATATACATGGTACGTGGTTAGAAGTAAACGGAGCGTTcagaaatagagaaaattctTCGATTTAACATCGAAAAAGTTCCTCTCTCTCATATGTGACTGCTTGAAAATTTTCTTCCTCTCTATGCCACCATCGACATAACAAAGCTGGCGGCAGTTGCACACACAGAAAGTGAAATTTAGTTTTTACATCCCCGTATCATTGAAATTAACACTGTTATGGCGGCGATGacataaaaaaaaaggtaagaGTTCAAGTAGTGacaagaatatttttttatggcaGATCAAGggttttgacaactttcaatGGCATATATGTAATTATCCCTACTAAGAAATTTATTGGAACTTAAACTtaatgtgtatgtgtatatatgcaCAAGTGTGAATTCAGTGTGATGATGGGTACATACTACCTTCTTACACccaaaaaaaagggagaaaagaaGGACCTGCCTGCACTCGCCGCAGATTATATGTGGTAACGATCATGGACCCACTGGCATAGTTAGCATTATACGGGGTGACGTGGCAGCTCCCAACCGGCATTAGCATGTTTTTACACGATGATATGCTGTGGTAGGTTTCTAATTAGATCCTGATTTAACTGGAGTCGATCGTGATTGAATATACTTGACGTGTCAGAGTTTTGTCTGTTCGGTTTTTGCAAGAATTTTTCAGGTACTTGTACCACTGGTGGACCGAAAATCCTCTTTCCTGACCAAGCACTCCCCATTTGGTTGAGGTAAATGTTTCACGTACCTGCAATCATTTACGTACGACTCGGTCATAATAGTTTGTTTACGCCACCTGGTTCATTTATAAGCTGCCATCCAAGTGATTTAAACCCTGCTTAGTTGTGCTTCAGTTGTGTGAAACAACCGTGATGGTTTGTTAGATCTTATACTAAATAATATTGGGAGTTGTTAATTTTCAATCGAGTGAAAATAAATGTATATTTCACTTGATAACATCAATTATTGAATAAAGATCTAATGGTTGAAAAAAATGATTCATaagtaaataatatttttctatagtagAGATATATATAATTTTCGGGTGTATACCAGATAAAAATCTTTAACCGAGTACAAATTAAAAGATAGACGCACGATCGGACGATCAGATAAATAACACGTTGAGTGATATGCCAGATAAAAATACTTGACCGAATACAAATCAAAAGACAGATGCACGATCGGACGATCGGATGGATAACGTGTCGAGCGAAACAAAACTCTAATTTCAATCGATTGAAACACAGTAAATCCGAATACTTACTAATTCcaagaataaaaagaaaatcattAAGATGAAGGTAGATCATGTGATGAGCCAATGTGGGATCATGGTTGAGGCATCTTTGCACGTGACCTCACACCCTAATCCTCTCTTTCCAGGCTAGGCTTACCACTTGCTGAGCACTGCAGACTGCAGATGAAGCAAGGCAGCAGCCAGCAGCCCCGAGACAAGAAAAAACGGAAGAAAAACCAGCGACCGGGGAGGGAGACGTTAACGTTTACCGCCGGGCAGGGCAGGGGCGGCCCAAGAAACAGGCCGCATAAAACGAAGCCTCCCGCGgatccctcctcctcctcctctctctctctctctatcactctctctctctctctctctctctctcgcaagCCAAGAAGCGAGCAGGGGGAAGGGCCGGAGCCGGGCCTCCGAGGCATCGATTGGCGCCATGAGGCTCCTCGTCCCCGACGGCGCGCGCCGCCAGAGGCTGCCGTGCGAGGCGCTGGCGCCGTCGTCCCCCCCGACGGCGCAGGGGAGCGGGAGGACCGTGGTGGTGGGGGTCAGGAGGGACGCCGCCAGCCGGGAGCTCCTCACCTGGGCGCTCGTCAAGGTCGCCAATGCCGGGGACCGCGTCGTCGCGCTCcacgtcgccgccgcctccgacgGTGCGTCGCCGTCTTCCAATCCGCAAAGTTGCCCTTCTTTCCTCTCATTAGAAGCGTTTGTCCTTGCGATTGTTTGGGTTATGTTTCCTTCGTTGCTACGATTCGCTCGACATGCAaagttggaatttttttttcctattcgaTTGTGTTATGAAATTAatccctttttttctctcttctcgTTTAGGATTACGGATGGGATTCGACTGTGCTGTGAAGTTaatcctctttttctctcctcATTTAGGATTACTAATAGGATTGGATGAGCGGAGCAGGGCCGCGGATTCGCTCGCGTCAGTGCTCGCCGTGTACGACGGCTTCTGCAACCTCAAGCAGGTCCGTCTCAAAGCTTACCgcaaaccaaaaaaaatctctctatttttttttcactctacACTTACCGCGAGTCATATTTGTGTTAGTTCGATGGTGGCCGTTCAAAGCTGTGACCTTTTCTCCGAATCTGGCTTTGAAATATCGTCCGTCAAATTTTGGTTGAAAGTCTCCACCTATGCCGTATCACTCCTGCTACCATCAAGGTTTACAAATGGTTTTACCTTAAAAAACCGCTCGGTGGCGGTAATCGCGATTACCGTGCAGTAATTCAGTGGAATTCGATAGAAACTGGTTGAAAtttgtcaatttttttaatttttttgaattttaaatttaagtttgGTCGGTATCTGTTCGGTTTATAAAAGCGGTGCGGACCGAATCGTCCGGTAACTGCGATAAACGAGCGGTTACAGATGATATTTGTAACCCTGGCTACCATTACTTTACTGGATGGTCCTGTTTTTGCCTTATCCTTTCCATCGCCTTGAAGTTTTGGGCAcacttaggtagtgtttggttggaaaGCGAGGTGAGATAAAATGATTCCATTCACtgtttggtgggtgggatgAAACGAGTTCATTTTAGTACCTCAGTCCTATCGTCAATGTCACGTTCGAAGTGGGATGGCTGCGTTCCACCGTTTTTTTAGAAATGGCTTCGTCCTGAATCTTTGAAAAATATTCCCTGATTTCGAACCATTTCATCCCGCTGCTCTCCATCCAAACAGCTCGAAAACGGAATAGATCCGCTCCATCCCATCTCGTTCCACGAATCAAACACTaccttaatttttttagtgtcaCTGATCTAGTTATCTTTCGTACAATCGAACTGCAGggttttcttcttttattttatttggggAAAAAAATTTAAAGGCTGCCTCAGAATTTCATCAATTTCATGTTCCATTTACACTCATCAGATTAATTTGGAGCTCAAAGTCTGTGGAGGATCATCTATTCGGAAAACTCTGGTCAAGGAAGCCGCTTCTTGTGGCGCCGCAAATCTGATCCTCGGTGCTGCAAAGAATTCCCGGTCTTTCGGGTACTTAATCTGACGTTTTGCACTACATATTGCCACCTTAGCccaaatatttttgttttctgaCAGCAGTGTTGGTGTTACTCCAAATGTCAGATCCTCCTCCACTTCAGTTGCCAAGTACTGCGCAAAGAGAGTTCCCACAGGCTGCTCGGTTCTTGCAGtgaacaatggcaaggtggtttaCCATAGAGACGTGGGCCATGCGGCGCAACACGAACTGAACCAAAGCACTAGCACAAGTACGTTGATCGAATAATTTTATTTGGGTTTACTCATTTTGTGGTTTGGAGCTGCTATGGATTCAGTATGCTCAAGTCTGGAATTGGAATGCAGTGCCAGAGACTCCAAGGAGGAGCTACCGGAAGCTCTTGACATCCATGATAGGAGAGAAACATTGGGATGAATATGGAAAGGACAACAGGTCCCCATCTCGTGCCATAACCATGCCAACGAGGTCTCCCACGCTACCAAAAGAAGTTCCATTAGCATTGGTCCCAGTGAAGGGTTACCAACGTGAATCGCCAGAAGGAGCAACAGGCTGGCCCCTCCTAAGGAAGAAATTCTGGCCAGACCGAAAAGCTTACCTGCCTGAAAAGTCGAAGATGTCTGTGGTGCAGTGGGCAATGCGCCTCCCCAGCCGGTATTCAGCAGTTTCACCAGTCCATTCAGAGTACATAACCAGAAGACCAGATTCCACCACCAATGCCAGTCATATTCTCCATGACCGGGTGGTTGTCCCTTTGAGGAGCAATTCAGGAAGGTCTTCTGTAGTGATTGAAGAATTGGAGAAGGAAATACCAGAAGAGCTGACCTTGCTTAAAGAGAAATTCTCATCCATCTATTCTTCCTTCAGTTACAGTGAGCTTGCAAATATCACTTCTGGTTTCTCACCTGGTATGCAATTCTGATTTGTCTCTGTTATCATGCCTTTGTATCTCTTAGCACCAATTTTTGTAGGCATGTGGTGTTAACC from the Phragmites australis chromosome 19, lpPhrAust1.1, whole genome shotgun sequence genome contains:
- the LOC133900397 gene encoding protein kinase STUNTED-like isoform X4 produces the protein MSGAGPRIRSRQCSPCTTASATSSSSMVAVQSCDLFSESGFEISSVKFWLKVSTYAVSLLLPSRVFFFYFIWGKKFKGCLRISSISCSIYTHQINLELKVCGGSSIRKTLVKEAASCGAANLILGAAKNSRSFGSSSTSVAKYCAKRVPTGCSVLAVNNGKVVYHRDVGHAAQHELNQSTSTMPETPRRSYRKLLTSMIGEKHWDEYGKDNRSPSRAITMPTRSPTLPKEVPLALVPVKGYQRESPEGATGWPLLRKKFWPDRKAYLPEKSKMSVVQWAMRLPSRYSAVSPVHSEYITRRPDSTTNASHILHDRVVVPLRSNSGRSSVVIEELEKEIPEELTLLKEKFSSIYSSFSYSELANITSGFSPECIVGQGGTSQVYKGCLANGRKLAVKIMKYSDEVLKEFVSEIDIVSSLSHKNVISLIGFCFKSDDLLLVYEYLQRGSLEEILHGEKECNIFGWTERFNVAVGVARALDYLHGSDNSRPVIHRDVKSSNILISECFEPKLSDFGLAVWTADVTSQMTCNDVAGTFGYLAPEYFMHGKVNNKIDVYAFGVVLLELISGRKPLCTGCPKGQESLVMWANSIIQGGKLTQLVDPNLPTEGHTNEVERMTLAASLCIRQAPHNRPHIDVVLKLLDGDNDILKWARSQVGLSCESDDGEGVMTPPAPGSNTNIQSYINLAFDVDDDSASVSSNDFITANTSLEEYLRGRWSRSSSFD
- the LOC133900397 gene encoding protein kinase STUNTED-like isoform X3, translating into MRLLVPDGARRQRLPCEALAPSSPPTAQGSGRTVVVGVRRDAASRELLTWALVKVANAGDRVVALHVAAASDGLLIGLDERSRAADSLASVLAVYDGFCNLKQINLELKVCGGSSIRKTLVKEAASCGAANLILGAAKNSRSFGSSSTSVAKYCAKRVPTGCSVLAVNNGKVVYHRDVGHAAQHELNQSTSTMPETPRRSYRKLLTSMIGEKHWDEYGKDNRSPSRAITMPTRSPTLPKEVPLALVPVKGYQRESPEGATGWPLLRKKFWPDRKAYLPEKSKMSVVQWAMRLPSRYSAVSPVHSEYITRRPDSTTNASHILHDRVVVPLRSNSGRSSVVIEELEKEIPEELTLLKEKFSSIYSSFSYSELANITSGFSPECIVGQGGTSQVYKGCLANGRKLAVKIMKYSDEVLKEFVSEIDIVSSLSHKNVISLIGFCFKSDDLLLVYEYLQRGSLEEILHGEKECNIFGWTERFNVAVGVARALDYLHGSDNSRPVIHRDVKSSNILISECFEPKLSDFGLAVWTADVTSQMTCNDVAGTFGYLAPEYFMHGKVNNKIDVYAFGVVLLELISGRKPLCTGCPKGQESLVMWANSIIQGGKLTQLVDPNLPTEGHTNEVERMTLAASLCIRQAPHNRPHIDVVLKLLDGDNDILKWARSQVGLSCESDDGEGVMTPPAPGSNTNIQSYINLAFDVDDDSASVSSNDFITANTSLEEYLRGRWSRSSSFD
- the LOC133900397 gene encoding protein kinase STUNTED-like isoform X2, whose product is MRLLVPDGARRQRLPCEALAPSSPPTAQGSGRTVVVGVRRDAASRELLTWALVKVANAGDRVVALHVAAASDGLRMGFDCAVKLILFFSPHLGLLIGLDERSRAADSLASVLAVYDGFCNLKQINLELKVCGGSSIRKTLVKEAASCGAANLILGAAKNSRSFGSSSTSVAKYCAKRVPTGCSVLAVNNGKVVYHRDVGHAAQHELNQSTSTMPETPRRSYRKLLTSMIGEKHWDEYGKDNRSPSRAITMPTRSPTLPKEVPLALVPVKGYQRESPEGATGWPLLRKKFWPDRKAYLPEKSKMSVVQWAMRLPSRYSAVSPVHSEYITRRPDSTTNASHILHDRVVVPLRSNSGRSSVVIEELEKEIPEELTLLKEKFSSIYSSFSYSELANITSGFSPECIVGQGGTSQVYKGCLANGRKLAVKIMKYSDEVLKEFVSEIDIVSSLSHKNVISLIGFCFKSDDLLLVYEYLQRGSLEEILHGEKECNIFGWTERFNVAVGVARALDYLHGSDNSRPVIHRDVKSSNILISECFEPKLSDFGLAVWTADVTSQMTCNDVAGTFGYLAPEYFMHGKVNNKIDVYAFGVVLLELISGRKPLCTGCPKGQESLVMWANSIIQGGKLTQLVDPNLPTEGHTNEVERMTLAASLCIRQAPHNRPHIDVVLKLLDGDNDILKWARSQVGLSCESDDGEGVMTPPAPGSNTNIQSYINLAFDVDDDSASVSSNDFITANTSLEEYLRGRWSRSSSFD
- the LOC133900397 gene encoding protein kinase STUNTED-like isoform X1, translated to MRLLVPDGARRQRLPCEALAPSSPPTAQGSGRTVVVGVRRDAASRELLTWALVKVANAGDRVVALHVAAASDGASPSSNPQRLRMGFDCAVKLILFFSPHLGLLIGLDERSRAADSLASVLAVYDGFCNLKQINLELKVCGGSSIRKTLVKEAASCGAANLILGAAKNSRSFGSSSTSVAKYCAKRVPTGCSVLAVNNGKVVYHRDVGHAAQHELNQSTSTMPETPRRSYRKLLTSMIGEKHWDEYGKDNRSPSRAITMPTRSPTLPKEVPLALVPVKGYQRESPEGATGWPLLRKKFWPDRKAYLPEKSKMSVVQWAMRLPSRYSAVSPVHSEYITRRPDSTTNASHILHDRVVVPLRSNSGRSSVVIEELEKEIPEELTLLKEKFSSIYSSFSYSELANITSGFSPECIVGQGGTSQVYKGCLANGRKLAVKIMKYSDEVLKEFVSEIDIVSSLSHKNVISLIGFCFKSDDLLLVYEYLQRGSLEEILHGEKECNIFGWTERFNVAVGVARALDYLHGSDNSRPVIHRDVKSSNILISECFEPKLSDFGLAVWTADVTSQMTCNDVAGTFGYLAPEYFMHGKVNNKIDVYAFGVVLLELISGRKPLCTGCPKGQESLVMWANSIIQGGKLTQLVDPNLPTEGHTNEVERMTLAASLCIRQAPHNRPHIDVVLKLLDGDNDILKWARSQVGLSCESDDGEGVMTPPAPGSNTNIQSYINLAFDVDDDSASVSSNDFITANTSLEEYLRGRWSRSSSFD